The Sabethes cyaneus chromosome 3, idSabCyanKW18_F2, whole genome shotgun sequence DNA window TcaacctgaaattgttacttgggttcctAGTATTTAATTCTGTTATTCCAGATTCCAGTCCCGGCGATCTTGTAAATATTAGCAGCTTGCCTCCATCCGGTCTGCATCTAGGCGCTTTAACTGCCGCCGCAAACTGAGCTACTAAAAGAGACCAACGGTCGCTTTTAGTAGCTCAGTTTTgcggcattttgagtagttcctTCGGAGCGaatcaaaattaaaacattGCGCTTTTTACTAACATTTTGCGGTTTGCCTGCATCGACACGCGCATGGACTGCTAGCTACAAGATCGACGAACGTTGCACTGTAAGCGTGTAATTTAATAAATTCATCATTGATGGAACTAGGGCTATATAGCAGTTTTTGAACTTAGAAATAGCATAGTTAGAAAACTATTAGGCAATAAACACTTGAGAACCATCTTTTTTGCACCACTCTTAAGAGATCATTTGCTTAATgagcatttaattttaatatgtacatgaaataaaacgaaacaaaaaaaatgcaagGGGCTATAACCATAATTCTGCCAATGAAATTCATGCTTCTAATGTGCATTTTGAACCTTCTGGACCTGATTGATAAAAACCGaataaatcaaacaaataaCAATGCAATTAAAACATTTCACATTGGCTGCTAAATATGTACTAATTCCCATTGTTCACAAGAAGAGTAGTTTAGAGGcacgtaatattgtttattgctggcgtaatgtcttacgaaCAGAGTtgtgaaaattgtaagaaataaatCTAAAAATACATTTTCCGTTTTTTACAGGATTTATGTAATATATAAAGCTAATATGACCTGAACAGGTTTATAATGTAAAATAGAAAGGATTAGCACATTAATTACTATTGAAAAGTATTTCCTAAATTACTACAGTGCTGCGTTTTACCCTGTCATCCTTCAAGTGTACAGTTTCTCAGTAATTAGAACGGCAAAATTAACAGTCAAATTTGGTCAAGGTTAACCTAAAATACTGAGTGCGAGTTCAAAGCTGATTCCTTTGGCTACGTTTCAGAAACGGGATAGGAGTGTGCGATTAATAAAGTGCTGTTTGTGGTACAAAAAGTAATTGACGATATATTTTTCTCAATAAATAGTTTATTTCAAACTCTTAGCCataaaatatacaaaatatttttttttcttataacTAATCTTACAATTCACTAGAAATATGTACGCTATTATTACTTTTAAAAGCAAAATCGAAACATGTAAAAGTGTACGTGTGTAAAGACTCGGCTTCGGTAAAATCTTACTTCTCTAATATCACATTCCATTTTATTAGTTTTAGAAAGTAATGCGTTTTTTattaaaagttttgttttatcaTTTCGTTCTGATTTATAAGCTAAGCTAACGTGATTGTTCGGTTTCCTTAGGTGGCAAACGGTGTTCCACTTCGAAGCCATATTTGGTTGAGTAATGAAAGATACATTAGAAGATAAGTTaattaaacatgaaaataaatacaatgAACTCATTTGTAGCAGTGGATGTAAAACTTGAATATACatgttttttaaataattataaAGCATTAAATCTAATGATCGCTCTTTACCTAATTATGAATGGTCAATCTTTGTATAGTGTGCGAAAAACTAGAATACTAAACATTGAGAAAGCATACAGGCATGATAATGACTAGTGGATTCAAAACTTTGTCTTCTCAGACAGTTTTAGATAATCCAGATAATAATAGAGATCATATGAAAGCTTACAATATAAAAATTTGTAGATTTTCAAAAACTATACGCCAGTTAATTTAGTGGACTAGGACTAGAACTTTTTAGACTAGATGATGATTACTTAAGCTAGGCCTGGAAAGTGAATTAACCGTTATTCCATTGGCATTACATCATGAAGTCCAAAGTCTCTCGAAAGACAGTAGAATTAGATTTTTGTATTTaatacagaaaaataattttagttTACATTTATAATGTGAATGACTAAGTGCTTCGACTAGACAGTTTTGCTGTTGACTGGAATAGATTCATTTGGAATCTATCATAAGCTTCATTATTCTATACCCTTGTATAATAACCTACACTTTACTGCAAATTCAAACGTTCTGTTTTCGTAAATTCTGGAGAAATATGGCACAGTTTTCCACTCGATTGCAAAAGCCAATCCCGAACCTGCGATAGTGCTTTTGTCACTTCAAAATCTAAAGATAAAACTAAAGATGGGAACGAAAGGAATATGTCTCACTTTTCAGTTGTCTTTCACGAGCACGCGACAGAATGTACAAATTACGCTTAGTTCGTTCGGTTAATTCGCAGTGCTTTTATTTATGACTATGTAACGGAAAGAGGTTGGGTAGTGAGATttttatataaatataaataatggTAATATATTAAGCTCTTTTAAATAACGTTAGTCTTACAACCTAATAGAATGACTAGCATGATACTCATCTttggataaatttaaaattttcaaaaaatttcaaattgaatgtACAGAAGTATGAAGGACGGCAGTttcttttcaaattttaaaCACAATAGTGGGTAAAATTAAATAGAAGCGTCGCCAAGAGTGTGTAAGTCGCAcaagataaaaatgaaaaaaaaaccttacCGTCATAATATTATTATAATCATAGAAACTTGACCAGATATCCAAGAGCTATGCTCTAGAAGGAATTATATCTATAAAGCTATGTACAGTCTTCTCATTTGTAGATTTAAGTCTTATTTGGTGTGATGCTGATTCAATTGATTGCCAAATATACAGAACAATAAAAgcttaaaattgaacaaaatggcTTCGAAGTTAGAATACCGTAGGACACCGTTATAGTATACTAAAGATTTCAAATTAATACAGGCAACTTACGAGTTTTTATGTTAGTTAGACAACCAGAGCGGTGGTATGTCGGATCACCGATGGACCATTACGTAGATGAGCCAAAGCTGCCGCTGCAATGTTTTCTTCTTCCGTGAATCGATCGCAGTAAGCCGAACGAATCTCCTCCATTTCCTGTTCCTGGTAATCTTCGTTGATTACTAGAGCACGTTCCTCGTAGTCATCGTCTTCCTCTATTGTATTATACTCAGTGGTAGTGGTTGAATGTTGCGACGATGGACCGGATAGTTGTGCGTGGTAATTATGATGAAGCAGATCGGTACGTTGGGGAGGTTCACTGGCCACGACGGTGAACACAGCTTGCGGCACTTCAGTCATATGGCTTACGTAGACAGTATTGCGACTGTCGGCGGAATTGTTTGATTCCTCACCGCTGCTGCTGGGATACCCAGTCACATTGTTGCTTCTGGCATTTGGCTCGCATTCGGCACTTGATTGATTATGTTTAggtttgtttttagttttattatgtGTTAACTGATGCTTCTTTAGATAGGCAGGGCGTTTGAACGTTTTGTTGCATTGCTCACAGCGGTATTTACACTCAGAATCATCACCAGATTTTTCCGCATCACCTTTCTTCGCTACTTGGTCGCGAGGTTTGTGCCATCGACGATGCGATGCCAGATTTGCTGGACAATTGAAACGTTTACTGCACTCTGGACAACGATATTCTAACAAAACGATACACGCACAGCGGTGCTGGGCGAGACCAAAGGCATCTTCGAACTCCAGGCGACACAGTTTACAATTATAGGCACCGATTACGTTTGGAATAGTAGCAAGTTCAGCACGAACTTCATCTGATATCTCTACTAGATTGAACTGCGGATCGATATCTCCAGATTCTCTAGGAATATCACTGTTGATGACCTCCTCCAGCGATATTATAATTGTTCCGGAGACGGGCGATGTGGTCTCTtcgtcaaatttcaactttcgGGCTGCTTTTGTGCGGCGTTCCTTTGAAATTGGTCCCATTGCTGGCGGATTTTTCGAGCTTCTATGAGTAGGACCTGTTTTGACTGGTTTCGATGGAGTTGATTCCTTCTCATCGGGCTCTTTCGGTTCGATTTTAACCTTTTTGATACGATTTCCGTCATAATTCTCATCGTTTTCCTCACGATAGCGTTTCTTCAGCGGTGAAGGCGTCAAGGGTGGCGTAATTGCTCCACCGAAGGTTTGCTTAACAGTCAAATCAAGCGGCGACTCGGGGGTGAGTTTGGTCGTAGAGCGAATGTATTGCGCTTTGTAGCTTGGCGGCAAATCGGCCACTGTTGTCAGGAGACCCATTGGTGGGCGTATTTGGAGCTGCGATGAAGCCATTCTAGCATGTCACACACGCACACTTTTTAAGCACTAACTATTCGGATTCTCGAAAGTAAACACTAAATCTAAGCTCAAGCTCGCGTAGCGTCAATTTCTCATTGACTTTACACTAATTACTATAAAAACTAAGACTTCCTTTCAGTAAACTATATGTACAGGATCGAAACGCGTTCAGCAAATCTCTTGTTTACCGGACCGAAGCCTGGCCACGAATGGAACGATTGCAGTCGGTATCCTTTTCCTTTATAtagcaaacaaacaaactagCCGAACCAAATATCAATACTATTGCAGAAAGGATAACAAACCTAGCGGTAAAATCCAAACGCTGAATGAACATGCGCAACGAAGGGTCGTTCTGGGTTCGGTCATGTGTTGGTGACGCCGGTTTTCCCCTTCGAATCCGAATGCATGCACATGCGGTATACCAGGGATAGGTGCTATCGGAAAAACGGCACGCGACTCGATCTCGGAACACAATAGCCGCGTATAAGCACGTGCGGATGTACGTTTCCTCTTCCATCCTTCTTGCGTCCTTCGCATTTCACATAAATCCGATCATAGCGTATAGCGCACCGTGCGTTTGTGCGTCTGTTCCTTTTGGGGTGATTCATGCctgaacatattttttatgatgcatTTCTCGTTTCGCCCTCTTTTACCGCTTGTGCTAGGTGATCGTGTCCGCGTACCGCGTACGTACTTTTTAcaccgaaattttattttcaaatggtACCTAATTATGATTACTTTTACTCAATGTTGAATCCACACGCGTGGATTTCCCGAGCTGGCGTGAAAATAATGGAAATTTATGCGCCGTTCAaagtaggtacctacctaccaGTTCAGTAATGTTCACTATCGAAGCACAGTGTCGCCTGCAGCTTGCTGTCCACAGCATGATGGGTTGGGTTGCAAACTGGCGAATCAATGTTGCACCTggacaattttttattttgcttttgcttCGCCAGTTCTGCCGGGTGTGAATCGGATAGTTCGTAGAGGAATGTGGCATTTTACCTTTCTATATCAGTTCTATTATTTAATCGATCGCATATGTACATTATCTCATGGGGGCATTACGGTGCTGCACATAGTCACTTCGAATCTGCGGGATACGCTTCAGACAACACAATTTAACTGGTAAAGTTATAAATTATTACTGCTAGGATAATGCATCAAGCACCAAGATGGAAATGACATTTTACAGTAACAATTTGCAGTAAACGTTAGTTTGCTTTCAGAATAATAAGAAATGCCGACTAATATCGAATTGTCCAAATTTTTACGAACTGTaaacgaactctgaaataaaatgatttttcgaTATATTTTTAAACACTGGTAACAAAAGACTAGAAGTTGGCTggcaatgttgaaaaaaataatttaatattgcTAGCAGAACATCTAAAGAAATTCTTTGGACCTCTATGTTTAaaagacacattccgccgtgacgttacaacgttttgacttttctttgcacagtatttatgttttagctgggaaaatcgttgagaaacccccaaatattattatatatttggaaagagcataaaatttcctattaaaagtggacaaattaatagcatttgctttgcccagattgttttggaaagcaaatatgtagcgtgacgttacaacgcgccagaaatacgtcttttggttcttctgttaaaaaacatgaaaattctgctctctttcaaattttatctaaagattttcttctatgatttgataagagatgaatactgaacaacttgccgttttcagaattccgatagttagtgaagttaatttttaaacagcttttacttttcgtgacgttacaacgctctgctttgcacagagagggtcgtagctccgttgtaacgtcacgaaaaatctgttcatttaatattcgttaattatcgctgttgctgccctctgtacatgagggataatccaaaaatgtgttgttaatttgtctttcactatttcgcctacgtaattgtggggttgttcacaaattacgtcgcgctgtgggagggatgctaagaaagtgggacataagtaatagcatcgaaaccttaagacatagcataatagttgct harbors:
- the LOC128744022 gene encoding zinc finger protein 329, whose product is MASSQLQIRPPMGLLTTVADLPPSYKAQYIRSTTKLTPESPLDLTVKQTFGGAITPPLTPSPLKKRYREENDENYDGNRIKKVKIEPKEPDEKESTPSKPVKTGPTHRSSKNPPAMGPISKERRTKAARKLKFDEETTSPVSGTIIISLEEVINSDIPRESGDIDPQFNLVEISDEVRAELATIPNVIGAYNCKLCRLEFEDAFGLAQHRCACIVLLEYRCPECSKRFNCPANLASHRRWHKPRDQVAKKGDAEKSGDDSECKYRCEQCNKTFKRPAYLKKHQLTHNKTKNKPKHNQSSAECEPNARSNNVTGYPSSSGEESNNSADSRNTVYVSHMTEVPQAVFTVVASEPPQRTDLLHHNYHAQLSGPSSQHSTTTTEYNTIEEDDDYEERALVINEDYQEQEMEEIRSAYCDRFTEEENIAAAALAHLRNGPSVIRHTTALVV